The Camelus bactrianus isolate YW-2024 breed Bactrian camel chromosome 1, ASM4877302v1, whole genome shotgun sequence genome segment TGcgtttaaatatacattatattcTATTTACACAGACATGTTTTCCCTTTGGCATGATTCTAAATTGCAGAAGtgtaaatttagaaagaaaaaagtcatctTTTTTAGTTTGAATATTCAGGAAAATGAAGTTATATAGAGCAAATTACATCAAGCAGAATTTAGTTTTTCATGTTGATCAAATTGAGAGAGACTAATATTTACACTTAAAATGCTACTGCATTGTACATTTATAACCCAAAGTGAAATTCAGTTACTCGTTTtgctaaaaacatttttattattttaaataataaatatctatAAGGTGCTATGCAACACACAAAAGAAATATCAAAGCATGGCTTTTCCTATTGAAATGGGTGGTTAACTCCCATGGAGCTGTGTGTTCCTTTCAATTAGCTTTAATAAGTATTTTCATCATTCTAGTTTATGATGAGttacaaagttaataaaaatgtccAAATAAACCATAAATTTTACCTTCTGAAAATCAATAATCCAGAAATAGGAAACTTGAGTAGATGATAAACATTAAATatcatatattaataaaatatcacTCTATTTGCTATTCATTATCAAGATCTAAATGTGCCAAATAAACCCTCTCAAACCCAGTTGGCAAAAGAGGTGGATAAATACCGACAAAGccaaataattttcataaaatacaatTAGTAAGTGGGAAGCAAAGAGACAGGCATTTCTATTTATATACAATCATAtgaaagaagaaggaaacaaaaactagCCACGTGATAATCACCCTCCCTTTGGAATCACTGTCATACATCCTTGTTTTATGAAACAAATCTATATGAGAAGAAGTCTCAGAGACAACATATttagacataaaaaataaatattagtaataaGGGAAACAACCCTGCTTACCCAGTCTTTGTTAGAAAAAACATGCAACTCTTAAATATCTGCTTTAGTTTCATTCAGAAAATTCACCACTCCACCTCTAATCTCAGCTTATTTACAGCTGAGGGTTACAGGCGACAATCGACAATCGAGGAGAGCATGGTGCCTGTCCCTAAGTGCTCAGTAAAAGAGACTTTTGATTAATAGTGTAGAGCAAGTTCATCATCGATACAAAAATACAACAATTCAAAGTGTACTTCTTGTTAACACCACCATTACAAATACAAAAAGCATGTTATACTATTTCTAAGTTTTTGTCATTCAAGACAAAAACTGAATAGCAAATCAGATgtcatattattatatatttcatGAAATTGGTCATTTAGTGGAATatagattttttcttcttttaagggaAGTAAGACCAGTGTAGATCCATTTCATTTGAAGGTAAATactaatatctttttttcttgcaCTTGCGGAACTTCTGGCTATATTCATTTCCTCTACTGTTTTCTGTGCTGCTGTCACTATCACTAGTTTGTTTTTGCCTCTTTCGTTTATTCGTCTGATAAAGGTCTGAGTCACTTGGTTGTTGGTGAGGCCATTCATAAGAGCTGGGTCCAGCCTCTAGATCTGCAACATGATTCAAGGAGGAAGGCACTGATGTGCTGTTAGGAAGTGGTGCTGTCATCTCATAGTAAGGGAGTTGCAATGCTGGATTATATGCATGCCACTGCtgtgaagaaaagaaacattcatCTACCAAAACAAGCCCCCCCCAAAGTTAACAGTTTACATTCATCATACAAATAACTATAAGTGAAGCAAACTATGTGTTAGTATAAGAAGGACAGTAACTTTTCATAGTAGAGATGTGGTCATTccttaaatggttaaaataaagATTCACGGTAGTATCTAGCTTACTACAATACAGATTAGTGCTGTCCTATAGAAACAGAATGCAAGTCACATACGCAGTTTTAAATCTTCTAGTAGCCCTATAAGCctatgatgaaaataaaatgaaataatatgaaaatatgagcaaaattcatattaaatgaaatattaaataaatatatgaaaataaatgaaatatgaaaatggaaCAGGTGAAATATGACAATACAAATATGAAACTTCatagtttaaaatgaaaataaaatgagacaatatgaaaatgaaaatgaaacagatgcaattaatgtattttatttattcccaAATACccaaaatattgtcatttcaacatgtaacGAATATAAAACTATTAATGAGATACTTCACTTTTTTTATACTATGTCTTTGAAATCTGATGTGTCTTTTATACTTATAGCATATGTAAATTTGGATGCCAATTTTCATTGAAAATACTTCAGATGAACTGAGATTACATTAAATTTAGTTGAAAAAGTAGATATACTTACCTAAATTcttttaaacttatttaaaaattttgcaaCAACTAAACCAAGTCTCTGCcttcaaatttaaattaattaaaattaaataaaataaaaaaactcagGTTATTATGGATGGCTAATGGCCACCATATTGTACAGCATAGTAGTCAATTGTTAAGATAGACACTTTCCTGTTCTTAAAACAGTTTTTAACCTAAATTCCTAACTATTCAAAGTTGATTAAAGattagcgtgtgtgtgtgtgtgtgtgtgtatttctcatCTCATCAAAGGTAAAAATGCCACAAAGAAGATATTAACAATTTTAGACAAAAATTGATTATTTAATAATATCTCATTACACTAAGAAAAGTATATtccaaaaattaattttccttaCGCTTAAAAGAAAAAGTGGCTAATTGAAAAATCTGAAGCTCACATGTATGTTGgatgtttgaaaaaaattacaccCTGTGGAATCAGAATACCTGTGTTATTGCCCAATATCTGTCACTAACAAGTTGTATAATCTTGGGCTTGTTAATTAATATCCCTGAACCTCAATTTTATCATGTATAATATGAGGAGTTAGAAGAAAAAATTTCCTAAGTTCCCCTTTAACAATAAAGACCATCATTATGATTTCTAGGCTGGAACCATATTTTTGAGTCTTTGGAAATAATGTACTTTATTCAACCAATTGAGAATCTTTGCCTTTGgttaaatgaagaaatatacttaaaaaaaatccacgtcTAAAAGCAATATATGTGATTGATGACTACATTACATAAAAATGCTTCACTAGATGAAATTATTCAATtctaaaaataccttttaaaatagtCATTTAAATGGGAACTCTATACTCAAATTTAACTCGGGCAGTGCAACATCACTGGCATCTGCCACTTTGCTGCCACTGCCCCCGTGTGCTGAGGTCCTGTGAGTGGGAATTCAGATGACTGTGTTAGAGCAGAGCACCACTGGGGTGGGCACAGTGCTCGGGGTGGCTTCTGCCCTCATTCTAGATTTATATTTGAGCAACTCAAGTTCCAAGTAGTTTTCATCTTCTTTATAGTTTGTATCATGTTATATATTGAGGCAAAGGCATATCAAACTTACCATcttctgaaaaaaagaatattcttgAGGTAAAGCTGCATTATTAACTGGAAAGAACTGCATGGGAAAGGAAGATCTGCCCACAGCTTCTTCATTTCTTGGGGGAGGtaaaagaagtaataaaaagttaaaatcccTATGTAAAATGtcctttattcttaaaaaaaaagatagttcttcataattaaaaaaagattctctAAGAGGCCTCAATTAGGATAAATTATACACACCAACAGTTATTACACTGATAATGCCATGACATAGCAGTACCTCAAGTtttactaattactatatattgAAATCTCAATATTTAGAGTCACATCTGGCTTTTTGATAGGAAAATACTAATCGATGTTACCGCCATATAAAGACAAAGATGACTTAGAtatgaagaaagcaaagaaagtcaTTAATAATCAACAATGGTACACTCCATCTTCtacaaataaaaaagtgaaagaaaagtagaaattttCTCAATTTAGTTTTCAATGTATCTTCACTGTTTAACTATAAAAATTATACTCATCTCTAAATGGACTGCTGGTGTTAACATGAACACATATTTGCTGTTTTCTTCCAAGAATTAATCAAGATAATATCGattcctaatttaaaaatggcagCATCCTGAAGTGTCATTTATAAGTGTAACATTTGCTTCTATGGAGATGTCTAATAAATTCCACTGTTACACATAGCAGCTAGATTCTACAGCTAGTCTTCACCAGTTGACCTGCTCCATAGTAGTCCACAGTTTTAATGTGGATGCTACTAATCTTGAGGACGGGAAGTGTACTGTGAAGAAGGGTGACATCAACATAGGTAGGTGGGGGCAAAGACAAGGGCAGGAGAATGACAGGAAGCATTCAGAAGGACAGGGGGAGACCCCATTTGTAAGTGGTGAGAGTAGTACCAGAGAAGCCAGTGGAAGAGTGGATTTCGTTAAGGAAATAACTAGACAGTGTAGGCGGTTATAGAAGAGTAAACTGGGTAAGCATCAAAGCCACTCAATTGTTGATCATAAAGTTCCTGATAACCTTTAAAAGAACAGCTTCCATATGACAATGGGGTTAAGAAGTaaatgggggggagggtatagctcaagtgatagacagcatgcttagcatgcacgaggtcctgggttcaattcccagtaccttccctaaaaataaatgaataaataaacccaatcacCCCCcacaaaaagattgaaaaaaaaaatctcaaaaaagagagaagggaataGGAAGTAAGGATGTGAAGGATGAACGATTTTTCTTCTTACTAAGCATACACCCAGTATTTTAAATACCTtggatttattataaaatttgatTCTCATAGTAACCTTTTGaggtattatcctcattttagagGTGGGGCACGTTGTGGTGAAATAACTTGTCTAAGGTTATACTGTTAATAAAGTGGCAGAAGCAGGATTCACTTCAGGCAATCTGATTTCAGCACCTACTTTCTCCCGATTTCACTGATGCAGAAATGCTGGGGAGAGTGAAGACACCGTGTTGTACTTGGGGAGCAGCACTTCTCCTAAAGATAAGCCTGGGTAATTGCCAGTCGCAAGAGCCACTCTTCTATGCCTCAGAGGGCCGACAGAATTAACAGGGATGAAAGCATCAGCTGTTGCTAGTTTCCTCGAGAATATTCAGTTCTGCTGCAGAAAACAAGAACACAATCAGGATGGATGAAACTCATAAGAAATGCTTGGAGTAGCCTTGAAGTAAGCCACACTGATGCAGCTGAcgcagcagagagagaaagagggtctATGAATATTAATGTAACCAGAACTCGGCTTAACATAAGCTTAGGAGATAGTGATGAAATTGTGTTAGAATAAGCAAGTGACTTGGAAGACACAGGTAGAATTCATAATACATATTACATATGCATAATAAGTAAGTTAGTATGTTGTACGAGATGCCACAGATAGATAATTCAATAGAAAATATGATGGAACAAATCAGATTGTTGCTCATagacagaaagggaaggagatTCCAAGCCCTCAGGATGTGCGCTCTGAGCTAACAGTTACGCTGCTCTCCCCGTCTTTGCTCTCCTAAGAAACTCACACAAAACCTGTGGGCATCTAACTCCCTCTGTGGCCAAGTCTATTTGCCCCTATGTCTCTTTGAGAGAGTAAGCAAATGAGATTCACTCCAGGAACTTTCTATCTGAATAGAATCCTTTACTCAGACCTCAACTCTAGTCCTTGTAACCACACTATCAGTGCAGAAGGTTGATGCAGCAGAGAAACAGGGCATATGAATATTAGCATAATCAGAACTTGCCTAGTATGGTCCTTCTGCCCACTTGTATTCTAACCTACATATGCAAACCTATCCAGtgactttctttttgcttttcattgTATCTTTTAAATTGGCTTAATAAATGGTGTGGTTTGAGCATCTTAATTTGGTTTGGGAGACTGTCTGTTCCATGACCTCTGGGATTGCTGAACTGGAGGCTACCTTTGCATTAAGAAATCAGATGACACAATATTTGAGAACATTCTGAAAATTACCATAGAGAAGTTattaaaatagtgaaataaatAGTAGAGTGGTTAAATATCAAAAGGCTTAATTTTAAGCCTAGCAACTATCAGTTTGTCATCTTTGTGCCCTTGGAAATTAGTTAACTTTGCATCTCTATATTTATTCAAGTATAAAACATGGATAATAGTATCTCTATGATCCATCGCAATGAGACTTTGGATGCTTAAGTGATTTAACAGCTATGAAAAGTACATGGCAAACTATAAAGTACACTACAAAAATAAATCTCTCCCACCTATTGCTGAAAATATTGACTGCACTTtaaatgaaagtattttctgtcacttttcatGGTTTCAGAGAAAATATCCTATGTCTAAATAGTAGAGTTTTACAACAgtccaaaataaagaaaaaccctTCCTGGAATAAGACCATATTTATATgcttttctttatgaaaaaattttaattacctGTAACTGTGTGAATTTATCTTAACACAGCTTTCAAAACTTTGGTTAGCTGGTTCACAAGAGCGAGaactccctttaaaaaaaaaccagaataacAGATTGCTTCACGGTACATATTTTGAAGCTCTAACATTCAACCACTTAAAAAAACTCCATGTAAAATACATGAATATGTCTTTGATCTCTCAAGTAATATTTACAGGTTGTTTACATCAGTATAAATGACTGCATTACAACCAGGCTTTGTCCAAAGCAATGGCTGTAGAGAACTGTACTGACATAGGGTTCCATATAAGATACACGATGCTGTTTAATTCTACACACTTGTAAACTAAAAATGGCAAATAATCACTGCTATTTGCCTCCTGTGTAGAGGCATGAGTTTGCTAAACTGCACTGACAAAAGTGAAGGCAACCTGACAGAGGAGGCTGAGCAGTTGGCTAGGGATGTGCCAGGACATGATATAGCCTGGCCTGTTTTGCCAGCCTGGAGGAGTTAACTGGCTAGTACTTGAGAGCATGATGCAGCCAATTACCTTtgcaaagacaaaagaaagcaaaataaaatgcagaattGCACTTTTCCTTTGCAACAAGACATTGCCTTcttattcatacacacacacacacacacacacacacacatatatactttttctttttgtacagcaagagggataaaaatcaaacaaaggCTACATCAATAAGCCTGAATCATTAGGGGAGGGAGGCAACATAAGCGTTGCAAGCATTGCAACATAAGCATAAGCAATGCTTCTGTCAGTCCCTTAAACTATGAAAGGGCTTGAGTAACAGTACAGTGTTCTCTGGGTATCTAATCAAAGATGATCAGCTTCTGGTATGTGTACAGGAGAAGGCGTTTGAGGCCATTCATGTCAGGAAGCTTTGCTCCATGGCTATTAGAGTCAGCCTTTGGCCAGCTGCTTTTGCAGGGGCTCAGATTCAGGGCGATATGTATAGCTCAAGGAGACAGACTAAGGCAACTGCCCTATCTTCCAAATAGTAGATATGTGATACCACACATTAGCATTGACAAGAAGATCAGCAGATAGCCTTGCTGTAAAAAAAGCTCGAGTTGTACATCCCAGTTCATTTAGATTTGTTtaatttacaacagccaagagcAATTGTCATAGTTATTTGCTGGCTGATATTAAaggagaacatttaaaattttaatgtagaaAAGATGCTATAGAGTTGGCAGTGTAATtgataatattaattaattatataacaTTATGAATGTCTGTGTGTGTTCTCAGAAAATTTAAGAGACCACAGGGGCATTTTTTTGGTCTTAGGCtagatagaaaacaaaatgtttacaCCTCTGggaacaccaccaccaacaaagcACACTTGGATTCATCACTGACAGGACTTACCAAATCGATACTGCACATTAATTGGTCTTCCATATAAACGAATTCCATTCAGCAAAGCTATGGCATAAGACACCGATTCTGGGTGCTTAAAGCAGACAAATCCAAAAGACTTTGGCTTTCCTTCTCTGTCCTTGCATATAGTTACTTTGGTTAATGGCCCAGCCtataagaaacttaaaaattattttcttataaatctaaagatttttttatacTCAGAAAGTCAAGTATATTCAAACTTTAgactaaaaaaaatctgttagcaATAACAGCTTTATGTAGCTTCATTAATAATgtattttcctaaaaataaatatcaCACCTCATAACACTTTCTTGGTATTTTCTGGCTCATCAATAAACATTCATGGTGTTAAGAATGGTAAATTTTAGGTAATAGTTCCAAATCTTAAAAGGAAAGATATGTTACTCTTATGTTAGGCTTAACAAAACAACTTAGAGAACATTTAAATCTAAGGTTAAAATACTACTTTGTCTCCATATTAACAGTGTATAACTCAAAAACAAATTGAAATTACAAACTCAATGCTGGTTGAGTTATCATAAAGAAACTGCTAACATTATATCAAagactatttttttctaataagatTAAACACTTTTACAAGAGAAACTAAATTTTTGATCTATACAGAAACTGTATTTTAATCTGGTAATCCCATTTGGTAAATATTCCCAAAGTAGAAAGTGTTTTAATATGTTTAAGACTTTTAAGTAAGTGCGTCATttataagaatgaaaaattaGGAAGGCCTAAATCCAACAACAAGAGAATATTATTCATGGTGTattattaaaatagaataaaataaaatgaattgaaaataTTCAGATTTTATTGATAGTAAAACGTACAATTAGCAATACAGAGTCAAATATTGTAAAAAATGTTAATTACAACTAAAAAAGTTACATTTCTACCATGATCATGATTAGAAGTACTCACCAAGACTTATAAATAGCTAAGATTTGATGGTGAATGGCTAATGCTTTTTCATTGTACTTTAATGattgattatttttctctgttgtgttggacaaatatattaagaaattgcttttaatctaaataaaactgttgattatcatctttaaaatgatgcTGTATTTTAAGATTTAGtctctcttttttcattctttacttTCCCAGGGAATAGCTCATGTTCTCTTCTGGCTTCAAGGATCACCTCTTCAATAAATTGCTTTCTCCCACCTATGGCTCTTTCATGGAGACAGTTTCCTAGAGAGTGTCATGTGATTGTACTTCAAACTGAATGTATTTGAAACTGAATTCACTATTTTCCCCCTTGAAATCTGTACTTCAGTATTTACTGGTTAAAATACAGACAGTAAACGTGATTTTCACTCTTCAAAGGATAACCAGGAATATGGAAGAAATTAGTAAAAGGATAAatactcaataataaaataaaccaatTTTATACAGTACTTTTCTACTACTGATattaaatatatgatatcacaAATGCACAGAATATGCTTACATGCTTTGAATTTCACAAATTCAAAGATATTCCTAAGCATTTTTAACGATATAGTTCAATAAGACTTGCTTGTAGCAACAATCACATCATTTTTCAATTGTCACACTACATCACattgtagatttattttattcaatctTCACACCACATCATATTGTATATATTATTACTCTCATtgacatttgaggaaactgaggcactgagctATTCAtttacttgcccaaagtcacactgcTGACATCAGAGTTCACACTCTAAACAACTTTGCTA includes the following:
- the RBM11 gene encoding splicing regulator RBM11 gives rise to the protein MFPAQEEADRTVFVGNLEARVREEILYELFLQAGPLTKVTICKDREGKPKSFGFVCFKHPESVSYAIALLNGIRLYGRPINVQYRFGSSRSCEPANQSFESCVKINSHSYRNEEAVGRSSFPMQFFPVNNAALPQEYSFFQKMQWHAYNPALQLPYYEMTAPLPNSTSVPSSLNHVADLEAGPSSYEWPHQQPSDSDLYQTNKRKRQKQTSDSDSSTENSRGNEYSQKFRKCKKKRY